One genomic segment of Mycolicibacterium gilvum includes these proteins:
- a CDS encoding flavin-containing monooxygenase — MSNSADAGVVDAVVVGAGFAGLYALHKLRSQGLVVRVFEAAPEVGGTWYFNRYPGARCDVESVDYSYSFSDELEQEWTWTEKYATQGEILRYINWVADKLDLRPGITFDTRVVSATLDEKTLRWTVVTDAGETVTARFVIMATGPLSAALTPAFPGLDTFAGEVYHTAHWPHEPVDFSSKRVAVIGTGSSGIQSIPLIAEQAEQLYVFQRTPNYSVPAGNRTLTESDVAEVKSNYAERRAMSWRSGGGSPHVAHPKLTMEATAEERRAAFERRWELGGVLFSKTFSDQMIDPVANDEARRFYEEKVRAVIDDPEVADLLIPNDHPIGTKRICTDTNYFQTFNRPNVRLISVRRTPIESIDATGITTSDAHYDIDALVLATGFDAMTGALAKIDIVGRGGQSLREDWAEGPRTYLGLGVDGFPNLFLVSGPGAPAVLANMVLHAEAHVNWIADAITHLDSHGHTALEATAESVDNWIAECNRRAEATLFPRANSWYMGANVPGKPRVFMLFIGGFGVYLDICAEVAAAGYKGFQILDAS; from the coding sequence GTGAGCAATTCGGCAGATGCGGGTGTCGTCGACGCGGTCGTGGTGGGAGCGGGCTTCGCGGGCCTGTACGCACTGCACAAGCTGCGGTCTCAGGGTCTGGTCGTGCGGGTCTTCGAGGCTGCCCCCGAGGTCGGCGGCACCTGGTACTTCAACCGCTATCCGGGCGCGCGGTGCGATGTGGAGAGCGTCGACTACAGCTACTCGTTCTCCGACGAGCTGGAGCAGGAATGGACCTGGACGGAGAAGTACGCCACCCAGGGCGAGATCCTCCGGTACATCAACTGGGTCGCCGACAAGCTCGACCTGCGTCCCGGGATCACTTTCGACACGAGGGTCGTCTCGGCGACGCTCGACGAGAAGACCCTGCGATGGACGGTCGTCACCGATGCCGGGGAGACCGTCACGGCACGCTTCGTGATCATGGCCACCGGGCCGCTGTCGGCCGCGCTCACCCCGGCCTTCCCCGGACTGGACACCTTCGCCGGCGAGGTCTACCACACGGCGCACTGGCCTCACGAGCCCGTCGACTTCAGCAGCAAACGCGTCGCCGTGATCGGCACGGGATCCTCGGGGATCCAGTCGATTCCGCTGATCGCCGAGCAGGCCGAACAGCTCTACGTGTTCCAGCGGACACCGAACTACAGTGTGCCCGCGGGCAACCGGACCCTGACCGAATCCGATGTGGCCGAGGTCAAGTCGAACTACGCCGAGCGGCGTGCGATGTCGTGGCGCAGCGGCGGCGGTTCACCCCACGTCGCGCACCCGAAGCTGACCATGGAGGCGACCGCCGAAGAACGGCGTGCCGCTTTCGAGCGGCGGTGGGAGCTGGGCGGTGTGCTGTTCTCGAAGACCTTCAGCGACCAGATGATCGACCCGGTCGCCAACGACGAGGCCCGCAGGTTCTACGAGGAGAAGGTGCGCGCCGTCATCGACGACCCCGAGGTCGCCGATCTGCTGATCCCGAACGACCACCCGATCGGGACCAAGCGGATCTGCACCGATACGAACTACTTTCAGACGTTCAACCGCCCCAATGTGCGGTTGATCAGCGTCCGCAGGACGCCCATCGAGTCGATCGACGCCACCGGTATCACCACCTCGGACGCGCATTACGACATCGACGCGCTGGTGCTGGCGACCGGCTTCGACGCGATGACCGGCGCTCTGGCCAAGATCGACATCGTCGGACGCGGGGGACAGAGTCTGCGGGAGGACTGGGCGGAGGGCCCCCGGACCTATCTCGGCCTGGGAGTCGACGGATTCCCCAACCTTTTCCTGGTGTCCGGACCGGGGGCGCCGGCGGTACTGGCCAACATGGTGCTGCACGCCGAGGCGCACGTGAACTGGATCGCCGACGCGATCACCCATCTGGACAGCCACGGCCACACGGCGCTGGAAGCCACGGCCGAGTCGGTGGACAACTGGATCGCCGAGTGCAACCGGCGCGCCGAGGCGACGTTGTTCCCACGGGCGAACTCCTGGTACATGGGCGCGAATGTGCCTGGGAAACCACGGGTCTTCATGTTGTTCATCGGCGGCTTCGGTGTCTACCTGGACATCTGCGCCGAGGTCGCCGCGGCGGGGTACAAGGGTTTCCAGATCCTCGACGCGTCCTAG
- a CDS encoding SDR family NAD(P)-dependent oxidoreductase produces MSTGGAGVDVTKYGPWAVIAGGSEGVGAEFAKALAEDGANLVLIARKPQPLDETAQECRRLGAQVRTIALDLLDADSTSRIVDATSDVEVGLLIYNAGASTCNERFLDAELSEFGKVIDLNTTRMLELTQHFGRRMAAMSRGGIVLVGSLSGYMGAERHSVYAGAKAFSRVFAESLWLELREHGVDVLELVLGVTRTPAMERAGVNFDAPGIIVNDPADVAREGLRHIADGPVFIAGGNAERAARSSAPDRAAVVLGSHEMIKRLRGMRP; encoded by the coding sequence GTGAGCACAGGCGGTGCCGGAGTGGATGTGACGAAGTACGGCCCGTGGGCGGTCATCGCGGGCGGGTCCGAGGGCGTGGGCGCGGAATTCGCGAAGGCACTCGCAGAGGACGGCGCCAACCTCGTCCTGATCGCGCGTAAACCCCAACCGCTCGACGAGACGGCGCAGGAGTGCCGCCGGCTCGGAGCGCAGGTCCGCACGATCGCCCTGGATCTGCTGGATGCCGATTCCACGTCGCGCATCGTCGACGCGACGTCCGACGTCGAGGTCGGACTGCTGATCTACAACGCCGGCGCGAGCACGTGCAACGAGCGGTTCCTCGATGCCGAGCTGAGCGAGTTCGGCAAGGTCATCGATCTGAACACCACCCGGATGCTGGAACTCACACAGCATTTCGGGCGTCGCATGGCCGCCATGTCCCGAGGCGGCATCGTACTGGTGGGATCGTTGTCGGGGTACATGGGCGCCGAGCGCCACTCGGTGTACGCGGGGGCCAAGGCGTTCAGCCGGGTGTTCGCCGAGAGCCTCTGGCTCGAACTGCGGGAGCACGGGGTCGACGTGCTGGAACTGGTTCTCGGTGTCACCCGCACCCCGGCGATGGAGCGGGCCGGCGTGAATTTCGACGCGCCGGGCATCATCGTCAACGACCCCGCCGACGTCGCCCGTGAGGGGTTGCGCCACATTGCCGACGGACCCGTCTTCATCGCGGGTGGCAACGCCGAACGTGCCGCACGCAGTAGTGCCCCGGACCGCGCGGCGGTGGTACTCGGTTCCCACGAGATGATCAAGCGACTCAGGGGCATGCGCCCCTAG
- a CDS encoding acyl-CoA dehydrogenase family protein, producing the protein MSERVLDRLNELAGQFKEQAVEAEKLGKLPDATVKSMKSIGSIRLLQPKKHGGLEVHPREFAETVMATAALDPAAGWVNGVVGVHPYQLAYADPKVGEEIWADDIDTWVASPYAPQGVAVPTDGGYIFTGRWQFSSGTDACDWIILGAMVGDAKGVPLMPPQMLHMILPRKDYQIVDDSWDVVGLRGTGSKDVIVDGAFVPTYRTMDGMKVMDGSAQIEAGMTEPLYKMPWSTMFPLGISSATIGICEGALAAHLDYQRERVGANGTAIKDDPYVMYAIGDAAAEIEASRNTLLSNVDRVYDIVDSGREVTFETRAAVRRSQIKAVWRAVAAVDQIFARSGGNALRMDKPLQRYWRDAHAGVAHAIHVPGTVYHASALSSLGVDPQGPLRAMI; encoded by the coding sequence ATGAGCGAGCGCGTACTCGACCGGCTGAACGAGCTGGCAGGTCAATTCAAGGAACAGGCTGTCGAAGCCGAGAAGCTGGGCAAGCTGCCCGATGCGACGGTCAAGAGCATGAAGTCCATCGGGTCCATCCGGCTGCTGCAACCCAAGAAGCACGGCGGCCTGGAAGTGCACCCCCGCGAGTTCGCCGAGACCGTCATGGCGACCGCCGCGCTGGACCCGGCCGCGGGCTGGGTCAACGGCGTGGTCGGGGTGCATCCCTACCAGCTGGCCTACGCCGATCCCAAGGTGGGCGAGGAGATCTGGGCCGACGACATCGACACCTGGGTGGCGTCGCCGTACGCCCCCCAAGGCGTGGCGGTACCGACCGACGGCGGCTACATCTTCACGGGCCGCTGGCAGTTCAGCTCGGGCACCGACGCGTGCGACTGGATCATCCTGGGCGCCATGGTCGGTGACGCGAAGGGCGTTCCGCTGATGCCGCCGCAGATGCTGCACATGATCCTGCCCCGGAAGGACTACCAGATCGTCGACGACTCCTGGGATGTCGTGGGCCTGCGCGGCACCGGCTCCAAGGACGTCATCGTCGACGGCGCCTTCGTCCCGACCTATCGCACGATGGACGGCATGAAGGTGATGGACGGCAGCGCGCAGATCGAGGCGGGCATGACCGAACCGCTGTACAAGATGCCGTGGTCGACGATGTTCCCGCTCGGCATCAGCTCGGCCACCATCGGCATCTGCGAAGGGGCGCTCGCCGCGCACCTCGATTACCAGCGCGAGCGGGTGGGCGCCAACGGAACGGCGATCAAGGACGATCCGTACGTGATGTACGCCATCGGCGACGCCGCAGCCGAGATCGAGGCCTCCCGCAACACTCTGCTGTCCAACGTCGACAGGGTCTACGACATCGTCGACTCAGGCCGCGAGGTCACGTTCGAAACCCGTGCTGCAGTGCGCCGTTCGCAGATCAAGGCGGTGTGGCGGGCTGTCGCCGCAGTCGATCAGATCTTCGCCCGCTCCGGCGGCAACGCACTACGGATGGACAAGCCGCTGCAACGCTACTGGCGCGATGCGCACGCCGGCGTCGCGCACGCGATCCACGTGCCCGGCACCGTGTACCACGCGTCGGCGTTGAGTTCGCTCGGCGTGGATCCGCAGGGTCCCCTGCGGGCGATGATCTAG
- a CDS encoding TIGR03619 family F420-dependent LLM class oxidoreductase — translation MRIGLSTPVVVQTPAAASPWEAGAGICDIARIAETADDLGFDYLTCSEHVAVPVGDAAVRGATYWDPLATLGFLAARTARIRLATSVLVLGYHHPLEIAKRYGTLDRVSGGRLILGVGVGSLQPEFDLLGAPWEERGARADDAIRALRSSLSVAEPSYDGDFYTFGGMVVEPHAEQPRVPIWVGGRSRRSLRRAVGLADGWMPFGLRTMQIADMLATVDIPDGFDIVLPAGPLDPREPSGCLTRLRALRDVGATAVTCSVAADSTDHYCAQLASLRGIVDEL, via the coding sequence GTGCGCATCGGACTGTCGACACCCGTCGTCGTGCAAACCCCGGCAGCGGCCAGTCCCTGGGAAGCCGGGGCGGGCATCTGTGACATCGCTCGCATCGCCGAAACCGCCGACGACCTCGGGTTCGACTACCTGACCTGTTCGGAGCACGTCGCGGTACCGGTCGGGGACGCAGCCGTCCGCGGCGCGACGTACTGGGATCCGCTGGCCACGCTCGGTTTTCTGGCAGCGCGGACCGCCCGCATCCGGCTGGCGACCTCGGTGCTCGTCCTGGGCTACCACCACCCCCTGGAGATCGCCAAGCGGTACGGGACCCTCGACCGGGTCAGCGGCGGCAGGCTGATCCTGGGCGTCGGAGTCGGCTCGCTGCAGCCCGAGTTCGACCTTCTCGGCGCCCCCTGGGAGGAGCGCGGCGCCCGCGCCGACGATGCGATCCGCGCGCTGCGGTCGTCGCTGTCGGTGGCCGAACCGTCCTACGACGGCGACTTCTACACGTTCGGCGGGATGGTCGTCGAGCCACACGCCGAACAACCCCGAGTGCCCATCTGGGTCGGGGGACGGAGCAGGCGTTCGCTGCGCCGGGCCGTCGGACTGGCCGACGGATGGATGCCGTTCGGCCTGCGGACCATGCAGATCGCGGACATGCTGGCGACCGTCGACATCCCCGACGGCTTCGACATCGTGTTGCCCGCCGGCCCACTCGACCCTCGCGAACCCTCCGGATGCCTGACCCGGTTGCGGGCCTTACGCGACGTCGGCGCCACCGCGGTCACGTGCTCGGTGGCCGCGGACTCGACCGACCACTACTGCGCGCAGCTCGCCTCGCTACGGGGAATCGTCGATGAGCTGTGA
- a CDS encoding SDR family NAD(P)-dependent oxidoreductase, with protein sequence MSSTPAGLSALVRYSDRRVLITGGGSGIGQACALRILAEGGRVAAADISADGLADTVDKAGDLAANLTTVAMDVGDEASVTSGVAQAIDTLGGLDTLVNAAGILRSAHLADTTLADFEQVLRINLIGTFLVTRESLAALRGGRGPAVVNFSSTSAHFAHPYMAAYAASKGGVLAITHAWALEFAKAGIRFNCVQPGSISSGMTDGTGASRQSVGPGLPEDADYALFGKVAPMLPLDGGAIFAAPDAVAGVVAMLGSSDAYFITGTEVRIDGGSHM encoded by the coding sequence GTGTCCTCTACCCCCGCAGGGTTGTCCGCCCTGGTGCGCTATTCCGACCGCCGGGTGCTGATCACCGGCGGCGGTTCCGGGATCGGACAGGCCTGCGCGCTGCGCATTCTGGCCGAGGGCGGCCGGGTGGCGGCCGCCGACATCAGCGCAGACGGCCTGGCCGACACCGTGGACAAGGCCGGGGACCTGGCGGCGAACCTGACGACGGTCGCGATGGACGTCGGCGACGAGGCGTCGGTGACGTCCGGGGTCGCCCAGGCGATCGACACGCTGGGCGGTCTGGACACTCTGGTCAACGCCGCCGGGATCCTGCGGTCTGCGCATCTGGCCGACACCACGCTCGCCGACTTCGAGCAGGTGTTGCGCATCAATCTGATCGGGACGTTCCTGGTGACCCGCGAGTCCCTGGCGGCGCTGCGCGGGGGCCGGGGTCCCGCGGTGGTCAACTTCAGCTCCACCTCGGCGCATTTCGCGCATCCCTACATGGCCGCCTACGCCGCGTCCAAGGGCGGGGTGCTGGCGATTACGCATGCGTGGGCGCTGGAGTTCGCCAAGGCGGGCATCCGATTCAATTGCGTTCAGCCCGGCTCGATCTCGTCGGGAATGACCGACGGAACCGGCGCCTCACGTCAGAGTGTGGGACCGGGCCTGCCCGAGGACGCCGACTATGCGCTCTTCGGCAAGGTCGCGCCCATGCTGCCGCTCGACGGCGGCGCCATCTTCGCCGCACCGGACGCTGTCGCCGGGGTGGTGGCGATGCTGGGCAGCAGCGACGCCTACTTCATCACCGGCACGGAGGTCCGCATCGACGGCGGATCCCACATGTAG
- a CDS encoding 2Fe-2S iron-sulfur cluster-binding protein produces MSSAERVTEGAATVRIDLDGDHHELRWPRDKTLVEIMLEAGIAVPYSCREGHCGSCVTTVTSGEVSMDTCDILDEADLADGLVLACQARPVDDDIAVEY; encoded by the coding sequence ATGTCGTCTGCCGAACGCGTCACCGAGGGCGCGGCGACCGTGCGCATCGATCTCGACGGTGACCATCATGAGCTGCGATGGCCCCGGGACAAGACGCTGGTCGAGATCATGCTCGAGGCCGGCATCGCCGTGCCGTACTCATGCCGGGAAGGCCACTGCGGATCCTGCGTGACCACCGTGACGTCGGGCGAGGTGTCGATGGACACGTGCGACATCCTCGACGAGGCCGATCTCGCCGACGGCCTGGTGCTCGCGTGCCAGGCTCGCCCGGTCGACGACGACATCGCCGTCGAGTACTGA
- a CDS encoding MlaE family ABC transporter permease, translating into MVNEAADRWSTGLPGLRSGVSTPMQGIGGLLSMSADAVKFLFRRPFQTSEFLLQSWFVARVSLAPTLLVAIPFTVLVSFTLNILLSELGAADLSGAGAAFGAVTQVGPMVTVLIVAGAGATAMCADLGSRTIREEIDALEVLGINPVQRLVTPRMLASGLVALLLNSLVVIIGIVGGYVFSIFVQGVNPGAFAAGITLLTGVPEVIISCVKAALFGLIAGLVACYRGLSISTGGAKAVGNAVNETVVYAFMALFVVNVVVTAIGIQMTSG; encoded by the coding sequence ATGGTGAACGAAGCCGCGGACCGCTGGTCCACCGGACTACCGGGGCTGCGCAGCGGTGTCTCGACTCCGATGCAGGGCATCGGAGGGCTGCTGTCGATGTCGGCCGACGCGGTGAAGTTCCTGTTCCGGCGGCCGTTCCAGACCAGCGAATTCCTGCTGCAGTCCTGGTTCGTCGCACGGGTGTCGCTGGCGCCGACGCTGCTCGTGGCGATCCCGTTCACCGTCCTGGTCAGCTTCACCCTGAACATCCTGCTCAGCGAACTCGGTGCCGCCGACCTGTCGGGAGCCGGGGCCGCGTTCGGCGCCGTCACCCAGGTCGGCCCGATGGTCACGGTCCTCATCGTCGCCGGGGCGGGAGCCACCGCGATGTGCGCCGACCTCGGCTCGCGGACCATCCGCGAGGAGATCGACGCACTGGAGGTGCTCGGTATCAACCCGGTGCAACGGCTGGTCACCCCGCGCATGCTCGCGTCCGGTCTGGTGGCCCTGCTGCTCAACAGCCTGGTCGTGATCATCGGAATCGTCGGCGGCTACGTGTTCTCGATCTTCGTCCAGGGTGTGAACCCGGGCGCGTTCGCTGCGGGGATCACCTTGCTGACCGGCGTGCCCGAGGTGATCATCTCGTGCGTCAAGGCAGCGCTGTTCGGTCTGATCGCCGGGTTGGTGGCGTGCTACCGCGGCCTGAGCATCAGCACCGGCGGTGCGAAAGCGGTGGGCAACGCGGTCAACGAGACCGTCGTCTACGCGTTCATGGCGCTGTTCGTGGTCAACGTCGTCGTCACGGCGATCGGCATCCAGATGACGTCGGGCTAG
- a CDS encoding FAD-dependent oxidoreductase, protein MSVAPIPASSVSSWDDEADVVIAGYGIAGAAAAVEASRAGADALVLERTGSWGGAAAMAGGFIYLGGGTATQKACGFDDSAVNMAAFLNTALGPGADERRIADYCENSVAHYDWLVGCGVVFKPEFFDEPGWEPMGDQGLMYSGGENSYPFNTIATPVPRGHVPQMQNKKQGEASAGFMLMKPLVETATAAGARARYDVRVQALVVDDGRVVGIRARQYGTDVFIRARRGVVLAMGSFAYNDAMVAQYAPRIAGRPAASVEQHDGQAIRMAQALGADLAHMDATEVAIFIDPQQLVRGILVNERGQRYVAEDTYPGRIGQLTLYHQNNTAYLIIDGDAQDEAMASLSPRLMMRPATWVADSVADLESEIGLPPGSLQSTVTAYNDAAVRGEDPLLGKKTQWVRPIGAPLGAIDLRESTGGFTLGGLHTTLDAEVLHVDGHPIPGLYAAGRCAAGLAAWGYASGISLGDGSFYGRRAGRTATH, encoded by the coding sequence GTGAGCGTCGCTCCGATACCGGCGTCGTCGGTCTCCTCTTGGGACGACGAGGCCGACGTGGTGATCGCCGGCTACGGCATCGCGGGTGCCGCGGCGGCGGTCGAGGCCTCCCGCGCCGGTGCCGACGCGCTGGTGCTGGAGCGCACCGGATCCTGGGGCGGCGCGGCCGCGATGGCCGGCGGCTTCATCTATCTCGGCGGCGGCACCGCCACCCAGAAGGCCTGCGGGTTCGATGATTCGGCCGTCAATATGGCCGCCTTCCTGAATACGGCGCTGGGGCCCGGGGCGGACGAGAGGCGCATCGCCGACTACTGCGAAAACAGCGTCGCGCACTACGACTGGCTGGTCGGATGCGGGGTGGTGTTCAAACCCGAGTTCTTCGACGAGCCGGGCTGGGAGCCGATGGGCGACCAGGGGCTGATGTACAGCGGCGGAGAGAACTCCTACCCGTTCAACACCATCGCGACGCCGGTGCCTCGCGGCCACGTCCCCCAGATGCAGAACAAGAAGCAGGGCGAGGCCAGCGCCGGCTTCATGCTGATGAAGCCGCTCGTCGAGACGGCCACCGCCGCGGGGGCGCGGGCCCGCTACGACGTGCGGGTGCAGGCACTCGTCGTCGACGACGGCCGGGTCGTGGGGATCCGGGCGCGGCAGTACGGGACCGATGTCTTCATCCGGGCGCGCCGCGGAGTGGTGCTGGCGATGGGCAGCTTCGCCTACAACGACGCGATGGTGGCCCAGTACGCGCCGCGCATCGCCGGCCGCCCCGCAGCGTCGGTGGAACAACATGACGGCCAGGCGATCCGGATGGCCCAGGCGCTCGGCGCCGACCTGGCCCACATGGACGCCACCGAGGTCGCGATCTTCATCGATCCCCAGCAGCTGGTCCGCGGCATCCTGGTCAACGAGCGCGGGCAGCGCTACGTGGCCGAGGACACCTATCCCGGCCGCATCGGGCAACTGACCCTGTATCACCAGAACAACACCGCGTACCTGATCATCGACGGTGACGCCCAGGATGAGGCGATGGCGTCGCTGTCGCCGCGGCTGATGATGCGGCCGGCGACGTGGGTGGCCGACAGCGTCGCGGACCTGGAGTCGGAAATCGGCCTGCCGCCGGGCTCGTTGCAGTCCACCGTCACGGCGTACAACGACGCCGCCGTCCGCGGCGAGGACCCGCTCCTGGGCAAGAAGACGCAGTGGGTCCGGCCCATCGGTGCCCCGCTCGGTGCGATCGACCTCCGGGAGAGCACCGGCGGTTTCACCCTCGGCGGGCTGCACACGACACTCGACGCCGAAGTGCTGCACGTCGACGGCCACCCGATCCCCGGGCTGTACGCCGCGGGACGGTGCGCGGCCGGCCTGGCGGCGTGGGGATACGCGAGCGGCATCTCTCTGGGCGACGGCAGCTTCTACGGCCGCCGCGCGGGACGCACCGCCACGCACTGA
- a CDS encoding IclR family transcriptional regulator, producing the protein MTTPVETPSAVIDRVSLVLDAFDGPGRLTLAQIVRRTGLPRSSAHRMLERLVQLRWLRRTGRDYELGMRLVELGSLAVHQDRVHRAATPLLHDLHRATGLVVHLAVLDGSDVVYLDKIGDGMASAIPTRVGGRQPAHCTAVGKAMLAFNDDVDVDLQSRMTKYSIGTAAQLAAELAKVRAHGVAYEREESLPGFGCVAAAIGRPGEAVAAVSVCGPMNRMAFERLAAPVRVTAMGIWRNAEDGPARVTPTLQPLRPLRGGPAARPVAVRNDALQYA; encoded by the coding sequence ATGACGACACCTGTCGAAACCCCCAGCGCGGTCATCGATCGCGTGTCCCTCGTCCTCGACGCCTTCGACGGTCCCGGACGTCTCACGCTGGCCCAGATCGTCCGTCGCACCGGCCTCCCCCGCTCGTCCGCACACCGCATGCTGGAGCGCCTGGTGCAGCTGCGCTGGCTGCGTCGCACCGGACGGGACTACGAACTCGGCATGCGCCTCGTCGAGCTCGGTTCGCTTGCCGTGCACCAGGATCGGGTACACCGCGCAGCCACCCCGCTGCTGCACGATCTCCATCGCGCGACGGGGCTGGTCGTCCACCTCGCCGTGCTGGACGGCTCCGACGTCGTGTACCTGGACAAGATCGGCGACGGAATGGCCTCGGCCATCCCGACCCGGGTCGGCGGACGTCAGCCCGCGCACTGCACCGCGGTCGGCAAGGCCATGCTGGCCTTCAACGACGATGTCGACGTGGATCTGCAGTCACGCATGACCAAGTACTCCATCGGCACCGCGGCCCAGCTGGCCGCCGAGCTCGCGAAGGTCCGCGCGCACGGCGTGGCCTATGAGCGCGAGGAATCGCTGCCCGGCTTCGGATGTGTCGCCGCGGCCATCGGCAGGCCCGGGGAGGCTGTGGCCGCGGTCTCGGTGTGCGGACCGATGAACCGGATGGCCTTCGAGCGGTTGGCCGCCCCGGTGCGGGTCACCGCGATGGGCATCTGGCGCAACGCCGAGGACGGTCCCGCACGGGTCACCCCGACCCTGCAACCGCTGCGCCCGCTGCGCGGTGGCCCCGCGGCGCGACCCGTTGCCGTCCGCAACGACGCCCTGCAGTACGCGTGA
- a CDS encoding nuclear transport factor 2 family protein, whose amino-acid sequence MGSDRGDLEARLQQVEDRLRVVEDERDIARLIATYGPSVDAADAVAAAALWSADGVYDVEGLRMSGRDEIAAMVRSGGHRRLVDNGCAHFLGPAVVTVRGDDAVALCESLVVLRAAEGYAERESGATAERLPAPGYVVWRAAANHFRLRRVDGDWRITERTSRLLDGNAAAHALLRAGAAGDVVRAEPA is encoded by the coding sequence ATGGGTTCTGACCGAGGAGACCTCGAAGCACGCCTGCAGCAAGTCGAGGACCGATTGCGCGTCGTCGAGGACGAACGTGACATCGCGCGCCTGATCGCGACCTACGGCCCGAGCGTGGACGCCGCGGATGCTGTTGCGGCCGCGGCGCTCTGGAGTGCCGACGGTGTCTACGACGTCGAAGGTCTGCGGATGTCGGGTCGCGACGAGATCGCGGCGATGGTGAGGTCGGGAGGGCATCGCCGGTTGGTGGACAACGGTTGCGCCCATTTCCTCGGCCCCGCCGTGGTGACGGTCCGAGGTGACGATGCGGTGGCCCTGTGCGAGTCCCTGGTGGTGCTGCGCGCCGCCGAGGGCTACGCCGAACGGGAAAGCGGCGCAACAGCCGAGCGGCTACCGGCGCCGGGTTACGTCGTCTGGCGAGCGGCGGCCAACCACTTCCGGCTGCGCCGGGTCGACGGCGACTGGCGGATCACCGAACGTACGAGTCGCCTGCTCGACGGGAACGCGGCCGCCCACGCACTACTCAGGGCCGGGGCCGCCGGAGACGTGGTCAGAGCCGAACCAGCGTGA
- the bphC gene encoding biphenyl-2,3-diol 1,2-dioxygenase, whose amino-acid sequence MSDIKSLGYVKVQATDLPRWRQFAFGVLGFAQGSGPEPDALYLRMDERAARIIVVPGDVDRIVTAGWEVRDRRGLEAVMRALDAAGTPFKELSLAEADARRVEEVIAFEDPAGNSLEVFHGAVLDHSPVVTPYGARFVTGAQGLGHVVIPALDVNGLFDFYTQVLGFKSRGAFRVPTPPEYGPVRVRFLGVNQRHHSLAICPAATVRDPKLVHLMVEVDTLDAVGQALDRVHKDGFQLSSTLGRHTNDKMVSFYVRAPGDWDIELGTEGMLVDESSYTAEEITADSYWGHEWVTDLPIAMQP is encoded by the coding sequence GTGAGCGACATCAAGAGCCTGGGCTATGTCAAGGTCCAGGCCACCGATCTTCCCCGCTGGCGCCAGTTCGCCTTCGGCGTGCTGGGTTTCGCGCAGGGCTCCGGCCCGGAACCGGACGCGTTGTACCTCCGGATGGACGAACGCGCCGCGCGCATCATCGTGGTGCCCGGCGACGTGGACCGCATCGTCACCGCGGGCTGGGAGGTTCGTGACCGTCGCGGCCTGGAAGCGGTCATGCGTGCTCTCGACGCTGCCGGCACACCCTTCAAGGAGCTTTCGCTTGCCGAAGCCGACGCCCGACGGGTCGAGGAGGTCATCGCTTTCGAGGATCCCGCCGGCAACTCTTTGGAGGTGTTCCACGGTGCGGTACTCGACCATAGCCCCGTCGTGACGCCGTACGGCGCGCGATTCGTCACTGGCGCACAGGGTCTGGGCCACGTGGTGATCCCGGCCCTGGACGTCAACGGACTGTTCGACTTCTACACGCAGGTGCTCGGCTTCAAGTCCCGCGGCGCGTTCCGCGTGCCCACACCGCCCGAGTACGGCCCCGTGCGGGTGCGCTTCCTCGGTGTCAATCAGCGGCACCACAGCCTGGCCATCTGCCCTGCGGCGACCGTCCGGGACCCGAAGCTGGTCCACCTGATGGTCGAGGTCGACACGCTGGATGCCGTCGGGCAGGCGCTGGACCGGGTGCACAAGGACGGCTTCCAGTTGTCGTCGACGCTGGGCAGGCACACCAACGACAAGATGGTGTCGTTCTACGTCCGTGCGCCCGGCGACTGGGACATCGAGTTGGGCACCGAGGGCATGCTGGTCGACGAATCCTCCTACACCGCCGAGGAGATCACCGCAGACAGCTACTGGGGCCACGAGTGGGTCACCGATCTGCCCATAGCCATGCAGCCGTGA